The following are from one region of the Sandaracinus amylolyticus genome:
- a CDS encoding response regulator transcription factor has protein sequence MSSRILVVEDDASVAATVVRGLRAAGFEVELATDGELALSAIERERFDAVVLDLGLPRLRGDALLPRCAERDLVVVVLTADGELPTRLACFARGAADFLAKPFFMEELVARLRARMRGRDAAPRIAWDGVELQVDRRMILRDGVALPVTAAEMDLLVYLARRAGRPVSRAALAEHALPSDAVPSERTIDSHVAHLRRKLGPAGRAIETVWSVGYRFNPPSTS, from the coding sequence ATGAGCTCGCGCATCCTGGTGGTGGAGGACGATGCGAGCGTCGCGGCGACGGTGGTGCGCGGCCTGCGTGCGGCGGGCTTCGAGGTGGAGCTCGCGACCGACGGCGAGCTCGCGCTGAGCGCGATCGAGCGCGAGCGGTTCGACGCGGTGGTGCTCGACCTCGGGCTCCCGAGGCTGCGCGGCGACGCGCTCCTGCCGCGCTGCGCGGAGCGCGATCTCGTGGTGGTGGTGCTCACCGCGGACGGCGAGCTCCCGACGCGCCTCGCGTGCTTCGCGAGAGGAGCCGCGGACTTCCTGGCGAAGCCGTTCTTCATGGAGGAGCTGGTGGCGCGGCTCCGGGCGCGGATGCGCGGGCGCGACGCGGCGCCGCGCATCGCGTGGGACGGCGTCGAGCTCCAGGTCGATCGGCGGATGATCCTGCGCGACGGCGTCGCGCTCCCCGTCACCGCGGCGGAGATGGACCTGCTGGTCTATCTCGCGCGGCGCGCGGGACGTCCGGTGTCGCGCGCTGCGCTCGCCGAGCACGCGCTGCCCTCCGACGCCGTGCCCTCGGAGCGCACGATCGACTCGCACGTCGCGCACCTGCGACGGAAGCTCGGCCCGGCCGGGCGCGCGATCGAGACGGTCTGGTCGGTGGGCTATCGGTTCAACCCGCCGAGCACGTCGTGA
- a CDS encoding alpha/beta hydrolase: MPEIVLEPAAQDLANASSKPPFLYQLSPTDARKVLDGLQSGPLDLPAIDERWITVPADVGDVRVRIVKPKGVSGALPVVLYVHGGGWVLGNAMTHDRLVREIAVGVRAAVVFVEYTPSPEAHYPVAIEQVYATARWIVREGASAGLDASRMAIAGDSVGGNMTAAVALLAKKRGDVRFVQHSMYYPVTDAGMNTPSYAQFAAGPFLTAKNMEWFWNAYAPDVAKRSEITASPLRASADDLKGLPPAFLLVDEADVLRDEGEAYAAKLREAGVTVTTVRYDGICHDFMMLNPLRDTQAAKAATAQAIEVLQNALGTRAHQ; the protein is encoded by the coding sequence ATGCCTGAGATCGTCCTCGAGCCGGCTGCGCAGGACCTGGCGAACGCCTCCTCGAAGCCGCCGTTCCTCTACCAGCTCTCGCCGACCGACGCGCGCAAGGTGCTCGACGGCCTGCAGTCCGGCCCGCTCGACCTACCGGCGATCGACGAGCGGTGGATCACCGTGCCCGCCGACGTCGGCGACGTCCGGGTGCGCATCGTGAAGCCGAAGGGCGTGTCCGGCGCGCTGCCGGTCGTGCTCTACGTGCACGGCGGCGGCTGGGTCCTCGGCAACGCCATGACCCACGATCGACTGGTGCGCGAGATCGCGGTCGGCGTGCGCGCCGCGGTCGTGTTCGTCGAGTACACGCCCTCGCCCGAGGCGCACTATCCGGTCGCGATCGAGCAGGTCTACGCGACCGCGCGATGGATCGTGCGCGAGGGCGCGAGCGCCGGGCTCGACGCGAGCCGCATGGCGATCGCGGGGGACTCGGTCGGCGGCAACATGACCGCGGCGGTCGCGCTGCTCGCGAAGAAGCGCGGCGACGTGCGCTTCGTGCAGCACTCGATGTACTACCCGGTCACCGACGCCGGCATGAACACGCCGAGCTACGCGCAGTTCGCGGCCGGGCCCTTCCTCACCGCGAAGAACATGGAGTGGTTCTGGAACGCGTACGCGCCCGACGTCGCGAAGCGCTCCGAGATCACCGCGTCGCCGCTGCGCGCGAGCGCCGACGATCTGAAGGGCCTGCCCCCGGCGTTCCTGCTCGTCGACGAGGCCGACGTGCTGCGCGACGAGGGCGAGGCCTACGCCGCGAAGCTGCGCGAGGCCGGCGTGACGGTCACGACCGTGCGCTACGACGGCATCTGCCACGACTTCATGATGCTCAACCCGCTGCGCGACACCCAGGCCGCGAAGGCCGCGACCGCGCAGGCGATCGAGGTGCTGCAGAACGCGCTCGGCACCCGCGCTCACCAGTAG
- a CDS encoding dihydrofolate reductase family protein, with product MTTEAQAGRRLFVSMIVSLDGYIEGPNRELDWFHDGDPQFEQYCDEMIDSVGLAIYGRRSYELMFRYWPDAERNPRSPADLAFARKMNALPKIVLSRTLERADWQSTRVVHDRVGETIRELKQQPGKPIVAWAGAGLVATLGALDLVDEYRLIVHPVLLGGGTPMWKGIEQRRGLKLVRTTQLGQRLVVLCYEPDRR from the coding sequence ATGACGACCGAAGCACAGGCAGGCCGGCGGCTCTTCGTCTCGATGATCGTCTCGCTCGACGGCTACATCGAGGGCCCGAATCGCGAGCTCGACTGGTTCCACGACGGCGATCCGCAGTTCGAGCAGTACTGCGACGAGATGATCGACTCGGTGGGGCTCGCGATCTACGGGCGGCGCTCCTACGAGCTGATGTTCCGCTACTGGCCCGACGCCGAGCGCAACCCGCGCTCGCCCGCGGATCTCGCGTTCGCGCGCAAGATGAACGCGCTGCCGAAGATCGTGCTCTCGCGCACCCTCGAGCGCGCCGACTGGCAGAGCACCCGCGTGGTGCACGATCGGGTGGGCGAGACGATCCGCGAGCTCAAGCAGCAGCCGGGAAAGCCCATCGTCGCGTGGGCGGGGGCGGGCCTGGTGGCGACGCTGGGCGCGCTCGATCTCGTCGACGAGTACCGGCTGATCGTGCACCCGGTGCTGCTCGGCGGCGGGACCCCGATGTGGAAGGGCATCGAGCAGCGGCGCGGGCTGAAGCTGGTGCGCACGACCCAGCTCGGGCAGCGGCTCGTCGTGCTGTGTTACGAGCCCGATCGACGATGA
- the modA gene encoding molybdate ABC transporter substrate-binding protein, whose amino-acid sequence MTTILRAILVIALLAACSAPPREERLVVFAASSLRDAFTEIGDDFERAHPDVELTFQFAGTQQLRAQIEQGAPADVLASADVQHVDELVRAGHVAAPIVFARNEPVIVVGRDVPVRSFDDLPGAGRIVIGAETVPIGRYTRRILERAPADFRAQVEAHVVSNELDVRAVLAKVRLGEADAGIVYRTDARIAGDDVRVVSIPPERNVIAEYPIAITSHPAHPTLAREFVELVRSERGQQVLAEHGFAP is encoded by the coding sequence ATGACGACCATCCTGCGTGCGATCCTGGTGATCGCCCTCCTCGCCGCGTGCAGCGCGCCTCCACGCGAGGAGCGCCTCGTGGTGTTCGCGGCGTCCTCGCTGCGCGATGCGTTCACCGAGATCGGCGACGACTTCGAGCGCGCGCATCCCGACGTCGAGCTCACGTTCCAGTTCGCGGGGACGCAGCAGCTGCGCGCGCAGATCGAGCAGGGCGCGCCCGCCGACGTGCTCGCGTCCGCCGACGTGCAGCACGTGGACGAGCTGGTGCGCGCCGGGCACGTCGCAGCGCCGATCGTCTTCGCGCGCAACGAGCCGGTGATCGTCGTGGGGCGCGACGTGCCGGTGCGCTCGTTCGACGATCTGCCCGGGGCCGGACGCATCGTGATCGGCGCGGAGACGGTGCCGATCGGGCGCTACACCCGGCGCATCCTCGAGCGCGCGCCCGCCGACTTCCGCGCGCAGGTCGAGGCCCACGTCGTGTCGAACGAGCTCGACGTGCGCGCGGTGCTCGCGAAGGTGCGCCTCGGCGAGGCCGACGCCGGCATCGTGTACCGGACCGACGCGCGCATCGCGGGCGACGACGTGCGGGTGGTGAGCATCCCGCCCGAGCGAAACGTGATCGCCGAGTACCCGATCGCCATCACGTCGCACCCCGCGCACCCGACGCTGGCGCGCGAATTCGTCGAGCTCGTCCGCTCGGAGCGCGGCCAGCAGGTGCTCGCCGAGCACGGCTTCGCGCCATGA
- a CDS encoding aldo/keto reductase, whose product MEHRLLGGSGLKVPVLTLGTGTFGGTNEFFRGFGQSDVAEATRLVDVCLDAGLTMFDTADVYSSGVSEEILGQAIRGRRDRVLISTKATFRNGTGPNDVGSSRHHLVRSVDAALRRLGTDYVDLFQLHGFDALTPIEETVSTLDALVRAGKIRYVGCSNFSGWHLMKSLAIAERHGWARYVAQQAFYSLVARDFEWELMPLAIDQRVGTVVWSPLGWARLTGKIRRGQPLPETSRLRNEATRAGGPQIPEEHLYRVVDAIDEVARETGRTVPQIAIRWLLQRPTVSTIVIGARDEAQLRQNLGALGWSLSDAQMAKLDAASATPRPYPYWHQEQFAERNPPPVPRE is encoded by the coding sequence ATGGAGCACAGACTGCTCGGCGGCTCGGGCCTGAAGGTGCCGGTGCTGACGCTCGGGACCGGGACGTTCGGCGGCACGAACGAGTTCTTCCGCGGCTTCGGCCAGAGCGACGTCGCCGAAGCGACACGGCTCGTCGACGTGTGCCTCGACGCGGGGCTCACGATGTTCGACACCGCCGACGTCTACTCGAGCGGCGTCTCCGAGGAGATCCTCGGCCAGGCGATCCGCGGCCGTCGCGATCGCGTGCTCATCTCCACGAAGGCGACGTTCCGCAACGGCACGGGCCCCAACGACGTGGGCTCGTCGCGCCACCACCTCGTGCGCAGCGTCGACGCCGCGCTGCGACGCCTCGGCACCGACTACGTCGACCTCTTCCAGCTCCACGGCTTCGACGCGCTCACGCCGATCGAGGAGACGGTGAGCACGCTCGACGCTCTCGTGCGCGCCGGGAAGATCCGCTACGTCGGCTGCTCGAACTTCTCGGGCTGGCACCTGATGAAGTCGCTCGCGATCGCCGAGCGCCACGGCTGGGCGCGCTACGTCGCGCAGCAGGCGTTCTACTCGCTCGTGGCGCGCGACTTCGAGTGGGAGCTGATGCCGCTCGCGATCGATCAGCGCGTCGGCACCGTGGTGTGGAGCCCGCTCGGATGGGCGCGCCTCACCGGCAAGATCCGGCGCGGTCAGCCGCTCCCCGAGACGAGCCGCCTGCGCAACGAGGCGACGCGCGCCGGTGGCCCGCAGATCCCCGAGGAGCACCTCTATCGTGTGGTCGACGCGATCGACGAGGTCGCGCGCGAGACCGGCAGGACCGTGCCGCAGATCGCGATCCGCTGGCTGCTCCAGCGCCCGACGGTCTCCACGATCGTGATCGGCGCGCGCGACGAGGCCCAGCTGCGACAGAACCTCGGCGCGCTCGGCTGGTCGCTGAGCGACGCGCAGATGGCCAAGCTCGACGCGGCGAGCGCGACGCCGCGCCCGTATCCGTACTGGCACCAGGAGCAATTCGCCGAGCGCAATCCGCCGCCCGTGCCGCGCGAGTGA
- a CDS encoding cation:proton antiporter, producing the protein MPHELPLVFTITGGLVAALFAGLGAQRLGVSPIVGYLLAGVAIGPFTPGFVADTHIAEQLAELGVVLLMFGVGLHFHARDLIAVRAVAIPGAVVQIAVATGLGVLVAIAFGWSIAAGLVFGVAISVASTVVLTRVLSDNDALHTPAGHLAVGWLIVEDLFTVVVLVLMPVLGSGEAQGAGDVLWALAAAILKLAVLVVFTMVVGRRALPWLLARVARTRSRELFTLTVLAIALGIAVGSMVVFGASMALGAFLAGMVVGQSEFSTSAASEALPMRDAFAVLFFVSVGMLLDPSELATNALPILATLAVVLIAKPLAAYFVVRVLRRPRRTALTVGLALAQIGEFSFIVAVLGGELGLLPPSAMQVMVATSIITIALNPFVFRVLPRIAARWPETSSEPDVAPLEPSEHPVIVVGCGPVGKTLVHLLRENGVAATVIELNLETVRALREEGVRAIYGDAAQKEVLEQAGVRTARGLVFAAVGTPADAVIRAARDLSPALRVIARAPYLSEASAARQAGADVVVTAEAEVALAMTEVLLEGLGATREQLDRTRDRVREELAQSI; encoded by the coding sequence ATGCCTCACGAGCTCCCTCTCGTCTTCACCATCACCGGCGGCCTCGTCGCCGCGCTCTTCGCGGGCCTCGGCGCGCAGCGGCTCGGTGTCTCGCCGATCGTCGGCTACCTCCTCGCCGGGGTCGCGATCGGCCCGTTCACACCGGGCTTCGTCGCCGACACTCACATCGCGGAGCAGCTCGCCGAGCTCGGCGTCGTGCTCCTGATGTTCGGCGTCGGGCTGCACTTCCACGCGCGCGATCTGATCGCGGTGCGCGCCGTCGCGATTCCCGGCGCGGTGGTGCAGATCGCGGTGGCGACCGGCCTCGGCGTGCTCGTCGCGATCGCGTTCGGGTGGAGCATCGCCGCAGGGCTGGTGTTCGGTGTCGCGATTTCCGTCGCGAGCACCGTCGTGCTCACGCGCGTGCTCTCGGACAACGACGCGCTGCACACGCCCGCGGGGCACCTCGCGGTCGGTTGGCTGATCGTCGAGGACCTCTTCACGGTCGTCGTGCTCGTGCTGATGCCGGTGCTCGGCTCGGGCGAGGCGCAGGGCGCCGGGGACGTCCTGTGGGCCCTCGCCGCGGCGATCCTGAAGCTCGCGGTGCTCGTCGTGTTCACGATGGTCGTCGGTCGGCGCGCGCTGCCCTGGTTGCTCGCGCGGGTCGCGCGCACCCGCTCGCGCGAGCTCTTCACGCTCACGGTGCTCGCGATCGCGCTCGGCATCGCGGTGGGCTCGATGGTGGTCTTCGGCGCGTCGATGGCGCTCGGCGCGTTCCTCGCGGGCATGGTCGTCGGGCAGTCGGAATTCAGCACCAGCGCGGCGTCGGAGGCGCTGCCGATGCGCGACGCGTTCGCGGTGCTCTTCTTCGTGTCGGTCGGGATGTTGCTCGACCCGAGCGAGCTCGCGACGAACGCGCTGCCGATCCTCGCCACGCTCGCGGTCGTGCTGATCGCCAAGCCGCTCGCGGCGTACTTCGTCGTGCGGGTGCTGCGGCGACCGCGGCGCACCGCGCTGACCGTCGGGCTCGCGCTCGCGCAGATCGGCGAGTTCTCGTTCATCGTCGCGGTGCTCGGCGGCGAGCTCGGTCTCCTGCCGCCGAGCGCGATGCAGGTGATGGTCGCGACGTCGATCATCACGATCGCGCTCAATCCGTTCGTGTTCCGCGTGCTTCCGCGGATCGCCGCGCGCTGGCCCGAGACGAGCTCCGAGCCCGATGTCGCGCCGCTCGAGCCGTCGGAGCACCCGGTGATCGTCGTCGGTTGCGGTCCGGTCGGGAAGACGCTCGTGCACCTGCTCCGCGAGAACGGCGTCGCGGCGACGGTGATCGAGCTGAACCTCGAGACGGTGCGCGCGCTGCGCGAGGAGGGCGTTCGCGCGATCTACGGCGATGCGGCGCAGAAGGAAGTGCTCGAGCAGGCCGGGGTGCGCACCGCGCGCGGCTTGGTGTTCGCGGCGGTGGGCACGCCCGCCGACGCGGTGATCCGCGCCGCGCGCGACCTGAGCCCGGCGCTCCGCGTCATCGCGCGCGCGCCGTACCTCTCCGAGGCGAGCGCGGCGCGCCAGGCGGGCGCCGACGTGGTGGTCACCGCCGAGGCCGAGGTCGCGCTCGCGATGACCGAGGTGCTGCTCGAGGGCCTCGGCGCGACGCGCGAGCAGCTCGATCGGACGCGCGACCGCGTCCGCGAGGAGCTCGCGCAGAGCATCTGA
- a CDS encoding hemerythrin domain-containing protein: MTTTTTSHPRPSFYREVHKGIRMMLGALVERAGRTDFAEAASVARLRNETVEIFALLEAHAHHEDEHVGPLLRTHAPATAADLGAAHVEHHERMRLMISTLVAAERGGARAADLGHELVVALSRFAGELAIHMADEEEIAMPALWNALSDPELEAVHHALVRSIPPETAFAFYRWMLPAMSMPERTRMLTAMRTGAPPQVFDAVVALAARVLSAEDFAALAPVMGRVSHAA; this comes from the coding sequence ATGACGACGACGACGACTTCGCACCCGCGCCCGAGCTTCTACCGCGAGGTCCACAAGGGCATTCGCATGATGCTGGGCGCGCTGGTCGAGCGCGCCGGTCGCACCGACTTCGCCGAGGCCGCGAGCGTCGCGCGCCTGCGCAACGAGACCGTCGAGATCTTCGCGCTGCTCGAGGCGCACGCGCACCACGAGGACGAGCACGTCGGCCCGCTGCTCCGCACCCACGCGCCCGCGACCGCGGCCGACCTCGGCGCGGCGCACGTCGAGCACCACGAGCGCATGCGGCTGATGATCTCGACGCTCGTCGCGGCCGAGCGCGGTGGCGCGCGCGCCGCGGATCTCGGGCACGAGCTCGTGGTCGCGCTCTCGCGCTTCGCGGGCGAGCTCGCGATCCACATGGCGGACGAGGAAGAGATCGCGATGCCGGCGCTCTGGAACGCGCTGAGCGACCCGGAGCTCGAGGCGGTGCACCACGCGCTGGTGCGCTCGATCCCGCCCGAGACCGCGTTCGCGTTCTACCGCTGGATGCTGCCCGCGATGAGCATGCCGGAGCGAACGCGGATGCTGACCGCGATGCGCACCGGCGCGCCCCCGCAGGTCTTCGACGCGGTGGTCGCGCTCGCGGCCCGGGTGCTGAGCGCGGAGGACTTCGCGGCCCTCGCGCCGGTGATGGGGCGCGTGTCCCACGCAGCGTGA
- a CDS encoding sigma-70 family RNA polymerase sigma factor: MKNDLVVLGDGVKTSWQRFLDTFEPVRPELHRYCRHLTRSPWDAEDLVQDTLARAFVTLGTMFHEVPQPRAWLFRVASNLWIDRARRARREVLGVEQDDVASNSSEPRAMREAAGALMVRLAPQERAAVVLKDVLDLSLEEIAESLSTTVGSVKAALHRGRGKLATDDEPSGRAPAPGVLDAFQEAFDARDVDRLAALLLDGAIVEIVGVVTEYGPDMPRDPRTGSFAGSLSPITYDERGGVRPEHLEGYRGGLARCEVRTHRGEPILVFWYDHEDGPAVRALMTVETEGDRIARLRNYFFSPDVIAEVCRELGLPFRVNGYRYW, encoded by the coding sequence ATGAAGAACGATCTCGTGGTCCTCGGCGACGGCGTGAAGACGTCGTGGCAGCGCTTCCTCGACACGTTCGAGCCGGTGCGGCCCGAGCTCCATCGATACTGCCGGCACCTCACCCGCAGCCCGTGGGACGCGGAGGACCTCGTGCAGGACACGCTCGCGCGCGCGTTCGTGACGCTGGGCACGATGTTCCACGAGGTGCCGCAGCCGCGCGCCTGGCTCTTCCGCGTCGCGTCGAACCTCTGGATCGACCGGGCCCGCCGCGCGCGGCGCGAGGTGCTCGGCGTGGAGCAGGACGACGTCGCGTCGAACTCGAGCGAGCCGCGCGCGATGCGTGAGGCCGCGGGCGCGCTGATGGTGCGGCTCGCACCGCAGGAGCGCGCGGCGGTGGTCCTCAAGGACGTGCTCGATCTCTCGCTCGAGGAGATCGCGGAGTCCCTCTCGACGACGGTGGGATCGGTGAAGGCAGCGCTGCATCGCGGACGAGGCAAGCTGGCGACCGACGACGAGCCGAGCGGACGCGCGCCCGCGCCCGGCGTGCTCGACGCGTTCCAGGAGGCGTTCGACGCACGCGACGTCGATCGCCTCGCGGCGCTCCTGCTCGACGGAGCGATCGTCGAGATCGTCGGCGTCGTGACCGAGTACGGCCCCGACATGCCGCGCGATCCGCGCACCGGATCGTTCGCGGGATCGCTCTCCCCGATCACCTACGACGAGCGCGGCGGCGTGCGGCCCGAGCATCTCGAGGGGTATCGCGGCGGCCTCGCGCGCTGCGAGGTGCGCACCCACCGCGGCGAGCCGATCCTCGTCTTCTGGTACGACCACGAGGACGGCCCGGCGGTGCGCGCGCTGATGACGGTCGAGACCGAGGGCGACCGCATCGCGCGGCTGCGCAACTACTTCTTCTCGCCCGACGTGATCGCCGAGGTGTGTCGCGAGCTCGGCCTGCCGTTCCGGGTGAACGGCTATCGCTACTGGTGA
- a CDS encoding substrate-binding domain-containing protein, with amino-acid sequence MSPNRLRALREARGLSQIALAAAASLSRQSIGAIEAGRAVPGVDVALRLARVLDTTVEELFGAAPSEQTISTEPWGATRPGRVALAKIGGRWVSYALHGGALRAADGIAGAPAKGRVAVEPVRPIAESAENLIVMGCAAALGVLAARSSRVVWIPSSSTRALEALASRRTHLAGVHLVDGRTGEANVPDVRRHAGEGRFVLITLARWEAGLVIAPERAKTIRGPGDLGRRGIRIVTREPGSGARRLLDRALRDAGCAPPSFQASGHLEVAHAVSLGAADAGIATRDAAIAYGLDFVALAEERYDLVVPRALLADPRVERFFDVMTAGPSRRELAALGYDVSSCGTRVAEVSAA; translated from the coding sequence ATGTCTCCGAACCGACTGCGCGCGCTGCGGGAGGCGCGGGGGCTCTCCCAGATCGCGCTCGCCGCGGCGGCGAGCCTCTCGCGGCAGAGCATCGGCGCGATCGAGGCGGGACGGGCGGTGCCGGGCGTCGACGTCGCGCTGCGCTTGGCGCGCGTGCTCGACACGACGGTCGAGGAGCTCTTCGGGGCCGCGCCGAGCGAGCAGACGATCTCGACCGAGCCGTGGGGCGCGACGCGTCCCGGTCGGGTCGCGCTCGCGAAGATCGGCGGGCGCTGGGTCTCGTACGCGCTGCACGGCGGCGCGCTGCGCGCGGCCGACGGGATCGCGGGCGCGCCGGCGAAGGGCCGGGTCGCCGTCGAGCCGGTGCGCCCGATCGCGGAGAGCGCGGAGAACCTGATCGTGATGGGCTGCGCCGCCGCGCTCGGCGTCCTCGCCGCGCGATCGTCGCGCGTGGTGTGGATCCCGAGCTCGAGCACCCGCGCGCTCGAGGCGCTCGCGTCGCGCCGCACCCACCTCGCGGGCGTGCACCTCGTCGACGGCCGCACCGGCGAGGCGAACGTGCCCGACGTGCGCCGCCACGCGGGCGAGGGGCGCTTCGTGCTGATCACGCTCGCGCGCTGGGAGGCGGGGCTGGTGATCGCGCCCGAGCGCGCGAAGACGATCCGCGGGCCCGGCGATCTCGGGCGCCGGGGGATCCGCATCGTCACCCGCGAGCCCGGCTCGGGCGCGCGACGCCTGCTCGATCGCGCGCTGCGCGACGCGGGGTGCGCGCCCCCGAGCTTCCAGGCGAGCGGTCACCTCGAGGTCGCGCACGCGGTCTCGCTCGGCGCCGCCGACGCCGGCATCGCGACCCGCGACGCGGCGATCGCGTACGGGCTCGACTTCGTCGCGCTCGCCGAGGAGCGCTACGACCTCGTGGTGCCGCGCGCGCTGCTCGCGGATCCGCGGGTCGAGCGCTTCTTCGACGTGATGACGGCGGGCCCCTCGCGCCGCGAGCTCGCGGCGCTGGGCTACGACGTGAGCTCGTGCGGCACGCGCGTCGCGGAGGTGAGCGCGGCATGA
- a CDS encoding dihydrofolate reductase family protein, with the protein MGKLTVTTFVTLDGVMQGPGGPEEDPRGGFTHGGWVVPHFDDAMGAFIVDVFSRADAFLLGRFTYDTFAGHWPKVTDPNDPIATKLNALPKHVASRTRREASWNASSVIQGDVIEAVAALKQKYARELQVHGSAGLLQTLLRSDLIDELNVLQFPIVLGSGRRLFEPGVAPTALAMVRSSTSPSGVVMSVYRRIGKPTYGSFALE; encoded by the coding sequence ATGGGAAAGCTGACGGTGACGACGTTCGTGACGCTCGACGGCGTGATGCAGGGACCCGGCGGGCCCGAGGAGGACCCGCGCGGAGGGTTCACCCACGGCGGCTGGGTGGTGCCCCACTTCGACGACGCGATGGGCGCGTTCATCGTCGACGTGTTCTCGCGCGCCGACGCGTTCCTGCTCGGTCGCTTCACCTACGACACGTTCGCCGGACACTGGCCGAAGGTGACCGACCCGAACGACCCGATCGCGACGAAGCTCAACGCGCTGCCGAAGCACGTCGCGTCGCGAACGCGGCGCGAGGCGTCGTGGAACGCCTCGAGCGTGATCCAGGGCGACGTGATCGAGGCGGTCGCCGCGCTGAAGCAGAAGTACGCGCGCGAGCTCCAGGTGCACGGCAGCGCGGGGCTGCTGCAGACGCTGCTGCGGAGCGATCTGATCGACGAGCTCAACGTGCTGCAGTTCCCGATCGTGCTCGGGAGCGGCCGTCGTCTCTTCGAGCCCGGCGTGGCGCCGACCGCGCTGGCGATGGTGCGCTCGAGCACGAGCCCGAGCGGCGTGGTGATGAGCGTGTACCGGCGGATCGGGAAGCCGACCTACGGATCGTTCGCGCTCGAGTGA
- a CDS encoding alginate export family protein: MRAIALLVLLVAGSAQAQATERRPWRFVEAVGAPSWLGLGLEHRARFEHLANDFRATAIGDSTALSLRTLASAELRFEPLSIAVEAQDSRAFATEPTPLNPTIVDALELLRAYASLRLPNALEPGDHLAISLGRMTLDVGSRRLVARNDFRNTINSFTGLDLAWSSASGHAVRFFAVVPVVRLPSDASALADNTIELDRENLDALFWGVVYGTPLLALDVQVEAYLFELNERDGATAPSSDRRLYTPGLRLLRAPAPERLDLQLELMLQLGRSRATAAATDTDDLSHLAFSGHVSLGYRFAVAWSPRLVLQYDYATGDESPSDDANNRFDPLFGARRFDFGPTGLYGAIARSNVSSPGARVEIVPDRTIDAFVGYRLVWLASPRDAWTTAGLRDPSGLSGAFVGQQLEGRVRWQPFPRNLALELGAACLFRGERPGVRSEPAAYVYSQITTGL; encoded by the coding sequence ATGAGGGCGATCGCGCTCCTCGTGCTGCTCGTCGCGGGCAGCGCGCAAGCGCAAGCCACCGAGCGCCGTCCGTGGCGCTTCGTCGAGGCGGTCGGGGCGCCATCGTGGCTCGGCCTCGGGCTCGAGCACCGCGCGCGCTTCGAGCACCTCGCGAACGACTTCCGCGCGACCGCGATCGGCGACTCGACCGCGCTCTCGCTGCGCACGCTCGCCTCCGCGGAGCTGCGCTTCGAGCCGCTCTCGATCGCCGTCGAGGCCCAGGACTCGCGCGCATTCGCCACCGAGCCGACGCCGCTCAACCCGACGATCGTCGACGCGCTCGAGCTCTTGCGCGCATACGCGTCGCTGCGCCTCCCGAACGCGCTCGAGCCCGGCGATCACCTCGCGATCTCCCTCGGGCGCATGACCCTCGACGTCGGCAGCCGGCGGCTCGTCGCGCGCAACGACTTCCGCAACACCATCAACAGCTTCACCGGGCTCGACCTCGCGTGGTCGAGCGCGAGCGGACACGCGGTGCGCTTCTTCGCGGTGGTGCCGGTGGTGCGCCTGCCGAGCGACGCGAGCGCGCTCGCCGACAACACGATCGAGCTCGATCGCGAGAACCTCGACGCGCTCTTCTGGGGCGTGGTCTACGGCACGCCGCTGCTCGCGCTCGACGTGCAGGTCGAGGCCTACCTCTTCGAGCTGAACGAACGCGACGGCGCGACCGCGCCCTCGTCGGATCGCCGACTCTACACGCCGGGCCTCCGCCTGCTCCGCGCGCCCGCCCCCGAACGTCTCGATCTGCAGCTCGAGCTGATGCTCCAGCTCGGGCGCTCGCGCGCGACCGCGGCGGCCACCGACACCGACGACCTCTCGCACCTCGCGTTCTCGGGGCACGTCTCGCTCGGGTATCGGTTCGCGGTCGCGTGGTCGCCGCGCCTCGTGCTCCAGTACGACTACGCCACCGGTGACGAGTCGCCGAGCGACGACGCGAACAACCGCTTCGATCCGCTCTTCGGCGCGCGGCGCTTCGACTTCGGACCGACCGGGCTCTACGGCGCGATCGCGCGCAGCAACGTCAGCTCGCCGGGGGCACGCGTCGAGATCGTGCCCGATCGCACGATCGACGCCTTCGTCGGATATCGCCTCGTGTGGCTCGCGTCGCCGCGCGATGCGTGGACCACGGCGGGCCTGCGCGATCCGAGCGGGCTCTCCGGCGCGTTCGTCGGACAGCAGCTCGAAGGGCGCGTCCGGTGGCAGCCGTTCCCGCGCAACCTCGCGCTCGAGCTCGGCGCGGCGTGCCTCTTCCGCGGCGAGCGTCCCGGTGTGCGCTCCGAGCCCGCCGCGTACGTCTACAGCCAGATCACGACGGGCCTCTGA